Within Crassostrea angulata isolate pt1a10 chromosome 2, ASM2561291v2, whole genome shotgun sequence, the genomic segment TTTGCAAGAAAAAACTATAACAAAAGCCACGTGAGGATATACTGAATACAAAAGCCTTTTgtgtctatctatctatctatctatctatctatctatctatctatctatctatctatctatctatctatcagtTTACAGGcatatttagttaaaaaaagaaataaaattgaatctTAAAGAGTCTTAactaaattgatttgatttccTCTGGTGTTTGCTTTTTaacttttgttgtttttattgatcATTTTAGGTTCATTGTATCCTGGATATTGAATGTGATTTTGCAACAAGCCAAAAAGTGAGGGCATTGCAGGTTATACTATTCGCCTGGCTGTCTGTTCAGAACTAACATTATCGTTTTTGTATGCTTGATTTTGCCATGCACACTGGATGAAACTTTGCCAATCAGTCAACTGAAATATGACTGAAAGGTatctgaaatgtgactgaatgacaTAGCAATGCAATTCAGTAGCATTTCCAGACCATTCAATTACCGTTCAGTTGACTGAATAGCAAAGTTTCATGTTGTAATATTACTAGTATCTAAAACCACTAGTAGTAACTTTTTCAATTGTattgaaattgtattattattttcactttaaaaatcatctcttaatgattttttttctttaccggTCACACATGCTATGCATGTGAAAAAGCTGAACATTATTCCTGATTGTGAAGTGTTTAGGCATTAAAGGACAAATGATACGttaaacatgattttaactAAATATTGCATTCCACATATTTAATTGATTGTGATCTATGTGCATGTttagttaaaaatatttttcttcaagCTTTTAAcctaattttgatgaaaatgacatGTGAACCTCAATGAAGCAGCCTTCAAAACAATGGTGTTTGTgggtcacaaataaaaaaatgaacattataggtccccatctttatatccaagtgGTTTTGAGATGATAGACCTTACTATCATTTTAGGTGCCAACTTCCtcaatcgttatcattttatgtataataataacCAAGTCAATCATGGAGTAGTTACATCAAATGTTTCTATGAATAATCTTTGATTTAACGTCTAACTTTTCTGCCATTAAATTATAGTGAATACAATTTAGCAGCAAAGTCTCACGTTTGACACCAGATATGATATGGAACCATCATCAATGGATATTAGAATACATTTTACGCAACACCCTCTTTTCAATACTTATAACATCTTTTTAGAAACACTTCTAAAATATACCCTTTAGTAAGGTTGTCCTTGAGTTGGTATTTAGCTGCAAATTGTCAGTGACGTTATACAccttttacatttacattttgttaTCTATAATTCTATTTCTGATGTGattgacaaaataaatatttcctcTATTTATGCAAGTGAATAAATGAAATCTTTATTGCGTTAATCATAATGCTCATTTACAAATGACGTTTACGATTACCATATGTAAAGAGGAAAAAACAAGATATATCTGTCGTTTCactcactttttttttaaatatcttagaACACAAATCTTGCTATCTTGTGATCCGATCCAGAGTTGCTGAGAATGGACGTTATAACTAAGACCAAATATGTGCCATTTGTCTTTCTTTAAACGTAGTAAAAATTGAAACTGACCATCCTTATCTATAACGTGGACTGATTCAGAGACGTTATCACAAACAAGGATATTTGATAGCGGGTCAGTACAGATTCCTCTAGGCTCCAGTCGGCGCCTTGATGAAGGTCCTgtataggagaaacgatcttTACCTTTATGGTCTGTCACAACTACGGCAGTCCCAGAGTCAGACACCACGATATCTCCATTGttgttttctattataaaaCAAGGATTTCTATAGAGGTCCAGTCTGTTATTGTCGTAGCGTATGACTTGTTTCAGTTCTCCAGTCGGTTTGTACCGCGTTACCATACCGCAATTTAAACGTATACTACGCATTCCGACCAGTAGACTATCAGATGtcggggaccagtacacacaacGTGGTTTCCATTCATGAATCCATTTCTGAATAATTACTGTGGTTTTTGTCAAATCAGTTGACAATTTTTCTACGCTTAAATTTTTACTGATGTAAATTAGTTCATGTTCGTTATTTATTGTGAAAGATCCACtactttcttctttttttggtCTGTCACTTATTTTATGTAGAGTGTcatcatgtacatttttcaacataatgtctttataatcatcGTTAATCCAGAAAAGGCCCGACTTCATACAGCAGATATGACGAATTTGATTAACTCCTGTCACTGTGAGATATTTAGATAGTTTGATGGATAGTATAAGCTGCTGTGGACACTCAACTGCTTCTGGTGATAGTTTGGAATTACTCGATGGCTTCATTACTTTTGCAGAAGATTGATTCCAttctataaataataaggatttatccttttaaaagccgtttttttaaacaagttcagTGCAGTATTCCTTTTGaacttatttcaatatttattatacatgGCTTTGATTATCAATAATTCAGACATTCTATATCAAACAcgttgtttgtacatgtaattatagcAACGTATCTACACcactataataaaataatacactcgaatttttgggctttcaTACCGAGAAATTagaggttttatttttttttaaacatatttggtACCTGaaaattaccaatttgttttgatGTCTTCTcaattaagcttcgctaattaagatttaacgaaaattcctttaaaacatCAGAAATTTATCTCGATTTATTGGGGTTTACAATCTTACGTATACGCATTACATTAAGGATAAATCACAAGAGACtctttaatttatgttttcacaatatcacatttgcatggataaacttaaatacatgcaaattttatattctgttcattaaaggaaatacgggagattaCTCTACCTCAGTGGATTTGATATGAAAACTCCCAAGAGTTTCTAATGTCAACAGGGTGTGTAgattcgaagcgagtaaaaaacgttggtgaaaaagtgttgcattcttcattaatatgattaaaacttttagaagaaagatattaaCATACCCAAAATGGTTTCTAATGAATAATTAAACTAAATTTTTTCAATGCagtgtaataaaattaatagcattattgtacgcctaaagcttggttatgtaaatgtcaactatacggtgtgttgatgtatctatttcgtgaatgtttgaaatcatatgcaatttcaacccgtgcacgcatgggtcaaagtctagtatatttaaaaattattgtacAGCAAACTTGTAACTGTTTGTTAGATTTTAAAGTAATTCAGGGAATGCAATTAGCTGTAATGCACTACTTACCTTCTAGTAAGTTTTCAGTTTCATCAGTTTCAGATTCACGCAGTGATTTCAAACTACTAGGAGTATCTGGAATAATTTCAAACACATTACGTTTATAAAGAggtaaacaaaattatgaaaaaaactttaattagattTCGCTGATTGCAATATTgctttagttttatttattttattttttgcaggTAGGCTAAGGACTAACATGTATTACTAGTGGTTTGTAAGATGAAACATTTTACTTGTCAAAGATTAACATTAGCGCTAACTGTGCAATATTTAACATAGCAAAAACATTATCAAATTTAATGCaagttttttatttgattatcgaaatctatatatgaaaatatatatgtaataaaaaatgtttaacatactttcaaattcagtttttaatGAGATATGgtatttgatacaaaataaaacaaaatatttgcaagtACACATAAAGCTAAAAGAATGTCATATTGAATcccaaatattaatatattcatGCAGTTATATAGTGTATGCATTATTCAAGCAAAACATGATTGtttcgagaaaaaaaattaattcagatCTTAATTTTCAAACCATGTAAAATGTCTGATTATATTTGAAATCAGACATTAATATATTATTAAGTGAATTGTTCATTCTTTGACATATCATAAAATGTGACTTTAGGTTAAATCATGATAAAAGAGGGAGATAACATATAAAAGTGATGAAATATTCACGGGCTAAAACCTAAGTTTGACCTTAACATAACAGTGTTATATTTAATACACCGTGTCCTTTTTGAAGGCCAACTatttaatatagatttttttttgtataaaaccGACCTTTATTTCTTCCATGATGACGTTCCATTGTCATTCTAAAAGAAAGCCAGTTGTCTACTGGATTTTCAGATAGCACCGGGGATGACATCAAATGTTGTAGAAACTCATTTAAATCCACTGGTTTGTTGGTTTCTTTCAATAGCCGCACCTTTTCAGCAGTAGCTGGTTTTTTATctaaaagaaaatacaaaagataaatatttaaaaggtAAACGAGTTGTATGCAAACTGCGACATTGCATTTGTTTCAAATATGCTATATGTTAGACAAAGAGTAATTGCTTCTAAGAACGTCACATGAacatttttgaatttcaatttcataaacATAAAACTGTTACCCCACTTTAAATGGAAAAGCGAGAAACGTTAACACTCTATTGTagaagaaataagaaaaaaaaattctactaaAACTGATCCACATTTTACAAATAGAACAAAACAATTATATCAAACAAAAGAAAGCTATCCTCATAAAGTCTGTTTAGCGAAATTAAATTAAACCGTACCTGCAAGATAACCAGGTCGGCTTAGATATCTGTAGACACAAACAGTGTTTCTGGCAATTGATCCAACCCAGAGATGATgcgtttttaaatcattaaacaGGCTTGATGGAGTGAAAATTCCGGGGGGTCTTATTAATAGATATGACAAAAACTTGGCATCCTTATCTAGCATTTGTACTGAGTGCGTTTTCAAATCACAGACCAGGATGTGTGATAGTGCATCGGTGCAGATACCACGTGGTCGTAGTTCTGATGCTTGTGGATATCCTTTATATATAAATCTTCTTGTTCCATGTTGATTGATCACAACTACAACTCCAGATTTATCTTCATGTCATGTTTAGAGCAGATATTACGACATCACCATTGTTGTTTTCTGTAATGAATTTAGGGATGCTTGAAAAATATAGTTCTTTTTCATTAGCGTATGTTGTTTGTGTCAACAATCCGCTTTTGTTAAATCGAAATATTTTGCCTTCTTCTTTCTCAAATCTGTATAAGTCAGTCATTTTGGGTGGGGGAGATACGGTAGATCTAGACATTCCGACAAGTATATCCTCAGTGATTGGCGATGAGTAAACACATTCAGGTGCCCACTCTTTGGATAATTCATTAATTCTACAGATGGGTAtcgttttgttttcttttgaaaattttgataatttgaaaTCATTTCCAATGTAAATCAACTCCCCTTCCTTGTCCACTGTATGGTATCCActtgagaaaaacaaaaaattttcatttagactaaatattttttcaccTGATCTATTTAATAGAATTAGACCTCGAATCATGCAACTGACCCAGATGCTGTCCAAATTTATACACGAAATATGATTACAATTAACAACATCATTCATTGTAAAAGTATGATGGATCTCAACTTTCGGCAAACATTTAAGCAGAAATTCAGTACCTATGTGTCGATATCCTCTCTCTTTAATTTTTTCACTCAGTGACTCCAAAACATCACATTTTTAGTCTGACTCAGTCATCGAGAACTGACTGGTGTGGAGTTTAAGATGATTCTCGGTAAGATCGATTGTCTTTATAAATGAGATGAATTTTAGTCGATTGCTTGATGAATGTTCATATCTGTGTACATATTTTTGTTGGTTGACAATACATTTGCCCAGCTCTTTTTGCTGTTTTAAACAGCtatgtttaaaaaagtcagaaaacaAATTGTTCATGAAATCCTTTTCCGTCTTGTTAATGAGATCCATGAGTGACTGGGcttttgtaaacatttcatttttgagAAGTAAACATTTTTCACGCGCAATTTTGACGTCAGCTTTTGTCCTTTCCAAGAGAATAGTTCTGCTAAGGAGAGTCTCACTGCTTATAATATCGATTTTCTCTTTGTGTTGATCTCGTAATAATTGACAAACTCTATAGATATCTAACACCTCTGTGTGCCCTTCATGCCCCGTGCATTTAGAACAAATAGGTAGTTCACAATACGTACAgtatttttaaggtcttccgtttccaacggaagaccttgtactgattctgttggaaattcttcattattactTTTCTTCTTCCTTTTCTactagacgtttctttaaactgtaatatctcgcttgtttgtcattagattttattcaaattttcagggtttattgtAAATGACAATAGCTTACTATAGCAAAAAATATGGTGAAATgtctacttccggttttgagttattcccctttgaatatttttttagtgggtctcgtgtacctgcaaaggctccgagtagatccgtagcaagtagttttaatttacaaatctttaatgtaaacatcttgaacgttgtcctcctagttttacatgtttgattaacacacgtatactgcttaaaaaattacatcgaaatttatgtttcaaaaaatgttaaattttgcttatatctttgctcaataactttttagttgtaaattttttctagacacatatagaataaaagttgtgcaaaatatcaagagctttcatttgataccatacaaaaggggctagcccctaaaatgaggggtctagattccttaaaagtctttgcttcataactctaaaacggtaaatttttcgatatgggcgtcgctgcaaaaaatgttgtttgtgactttattgatctcataagactgtttttgtgttcgggtaGTGCATAATATTCGGGTAAAAAGTAATACGTGTTGACAAGTACTCGCGGCATTTGGCCAAGCttcctcgcccgcggccgagaaaatcggtcaccatggtcgcggctgggctacctagcggtcagcggttatctaatacacgagagttgcgtctctcacaAATGAGTTTATTTAGTCGCGAACTTAAAAATTGTtgtagttttgattacacataaaagttttatggactaaacgattgggtgtcaattaagaaatcgttcagttaattaataaaagtaatgtcattctcaatctaaagcaattgtgggttttaggtttaaaataaagaacgtCTATTTGATAGAACATGGTCATTATACgtcaaacttttcaaatcttcctgggttctgagatgtgcgtgtctgtgcgttgtacctttacgtaatctatccttcgtccacggccgaTCAGCAAAGGCTGCACtactagcggtaagcggttatctaatacacaggATTCGCACACTTAGATGAagatgaacgtgtttgagtttatatagccgtaaatacaagaactgttttaattttatattataaaagtttgtccatcttgtatttatttaattaaacatttgagtgtaactgaatattaatgaaagatattactccaaatcggaaacatagtcagacataaattaatggttggtttgtatatctaaaaaattttaaccccccccccaccccaatatcaaatgatgatcatccctcgcacatggccgaggaggtccagcgcgagtggacaagtgatctgcggtcggctcgtgttcttctatatgtaccttatcacgcgttcatgtttcatattttgcacggacagaactatattttattatgttttcaactattatatagatttaagacgaaaataaataaatttattttacttgtacagttgattaagcattgattttattatacgatagcgtacaaggtagtttaaaaattaaatcaaattataatcaaagttccatgttacatgtacatgtttacggtaggtgctagcacgataaaagaatgtcctgaattgtcctgaattgaggcatttgatgattatttaaaagaatattcacatgagttttaaacaacttaagattaATAGATTCTATcagtcacatattaatcactctgtagtttttctacatggttgttcgtttcagtgtggaagcgaactcagtGCTGTgtcccccctcctcccgcccctctgacaagtgctcgcgctggatttttttaaattggcgaaaagatatccagatctgtcgaaaatcatttttggtgactttttttctcctcaacgtgtttaattttcccacccgtgtgtttattcggtcagtctgtgttaattcaatcgccacgtgcgaccgaagatcttgtgtcgcttcagcgcacacaactcagaacatatgtaattgagtaacaactggaagggtgcttttataaacaataagactattattctaagtcaatcatcttcacattaaagatgtgaaatcgtaacctaagaatgtggctaataaattaacctgttgatCACGCTAAACTTTTATAGTTATGAACATAATAATTcatgatatattataattaaaagtttgaagacaaagacaatttttttcttgggaaatacgactacattatgcaatgcagtcgaccgccatagaaatcatcaaagtactgcaacTGTCGACGGatatcttatttctttgaaagaccatgataattcacttgacttgcagGCTATAATATAGCGATatatctgcctcccaaaaatatatgcgcttctcaaagttacacttaagtgagatagatgtgcgttattgggaattttatttattgctaattgtatggaaattgattaaaaaaaacaacttttaattgaagttgtgtattatgaggttgtaatgcaacttaatttacttacaaggtaagctacagccagtggaatataGGTGGATTTTAtgtgaacaatgaatacccaatatattaaaaacaagataaatagtttccagaatTATAATACTAATATGCTtgtgtatatgaaggttgcaccctcatttgtatggctgtaggtgaggaggtataggtgtatcgatgtacatacaatgtatgactgcacatacggattccggaccatggctacagacgataccaatgatagtcttttaatacatcaatgcacAGTTTGATCTTGAAACTGACcaatttcataacttcttcgaatttctctaacacggactgtctaattccttcccagaattccaatttacgcaagcgcaattgaagttgttttttttttaaatttaattagtcatcccactgacataaaaataaggattttgcatattattacatcgtcgagagaagtaatattcatttctgtaaataaggttatttaattcacattacatagcggtgtctctatgaaacagcaccGTCTGGTGTAAAAGTTAGATGCTCGcctttgcataaattctcccgctcATCTTTTTTattagctgattatatattattttgaatgttcaaATCTgctcgtatcattaaataatatcagacgacacacatttcccttaagaaaatctcaaagatgccatcaattttgactaattactaaattttgtcagcccgtaacaattttaaacttgcaaatagtcttcaaaaatttagaaagatttaaataaacaagttatcttagagaaaaggttacgtgttttgtaggcgggttaggttttttaaaaaaaactgcaattcctgacatgaatcatgagtacatactgtttataacaatgcttgctacccttttaaaatttaactcgccattaaaaatctcacattttatagaatgtttgaaacgattacacagactgtgttcgacaaatagttttcctaaaacatttttttcctgtcttgttcaaaacacattttatatacaggctttcaatcacaacacgtttttacaacaaaagcagaactgaaagtttagtcatataatcgtttgacaccatattacatatatttttaacccgcagcaa encodes:
- the LOC128171274 gene encoding uncharacterized protein LOC128171274; translated protein: MLDKDAKFLSYLLIRPPGIFTPSSLFNDLKTHHLWVGSIARNTVCVYRYLSRPGYLADKKPATAEKVRLLKETNKPVDLNEFLQHLMSSPVLSENPVDNWLSFRMTMERHHGRNKDTPSSLKSLRESETDETENLLEEWNQSSAKVMKPSSNSKLSPEAVECPQQLILSIKLSKYLTVTGVNQIRHICCMKSGLFWINDDYKDIMLKNVHDDTLHKISDRPKKEESSGSFTINNEHELIYISKNLSVEKLSTDLTKTTVIIQKWIHEWKPRCVYWSPTSDSLLVGMRSIRLNCGMVTRYKPTGELKQVIRYDNNRLDLYRNPCFIIENNNGDIVVSDSGTAVVVTDHKGKDRFSYTGPSSRRRLEPRGICTDPLSNILVCDNVSESVHVIDKDGQFQFLLRLKKDKWHIFGLSYNVHSQQLWIGSQDSKICVLRYLKKK